From the Acetobacter aceti genome, one window contains:
- the uraD gene encoding 2-oxo-4-hydroxy-4-carboxy-5-ureidoimidazoline decarboxylase, with the protein MKTVFSHLNALDQAGFTALFGTLYEHSPWIAEAAWLSRPFQDNEALLAAFRAVVANASSDAQMRLIREHPELARRVGIDETLTNASRNEQASAGLDRLTQAEHARFTASNDAYRTKFAMPFIICVRLSEKDRILSEMERRTRNTPDEERQTALVEIDKIAAIRCHDILKGLETEA; encoded by the coding sequence ATGAAAACCGTATTCTCACACCTCAACGCGCTGGATCAGGCCGGTTTCACGGCGTTGTTCGGCACACTTTACGAACATTCTCCATGGATTGCAGAGGCTGCATGGCTCTCTCGTCCTTTCCAGGACAACGAGGCCCTGCTGGCCGCTTTCCGCGCAGTCGTGGCGAACGCTTCATCAGATGCCCAGATGAGGCTGATTCGCGAGCACCCGGAACTGGCGCGTCGGGTCGGGATTGATGAGACACTGACCAACGCATCCCGGAACGAACAGGCTTCCGCAGGGCTGGACCGCCTGACACAAGCAGAGCATGCCCGGTTCACAGCCAGCAATGACGCTTACAGGACGAAATTCGCCATGCCTTTCATCATCTGTGTCCGGCTCAGCGAAAAAGATCGTATCCTGAGCGAGATGGAGCGTCGGACGCGGAACACTCCTGACGAGGAACGCCAAACCGCCTTGGTGGAAATCGACAAAATCGCCGCGATACGCTGTCACGACATTCTCAAGGGACTGGAGACGGAAGCATGA
- the puuE gene encoding allantoinase PuuE — translation MTTYPRDMVGYGANPPDPEWPGKARIALQFVINYEEGAENSVLHGDEGSEAFLSEMVGARSIPGARAMAMESLYEYGSRAGFWRLHRLFTKRRLPVTVFGVAEAMARNPEAVFAMMKADWEIASHGLRWIDYQDVPEEIERHHIQRAIGLQKALTGQRPLGWYQGRTSPNTARLIAEEGGFIYDADSYADDLPYYDHTWASVTGRPQLIVPYTLDVNDMKFVAYNGFSEGEEFFRYLRDTFDQLWDEGATQPRMMSVGLHCRIAGRPGRARAVARFLDHVMRHDRVWVARRIDIARHWLKTFPE, via the coding sequence ATGACGACTTATCCCCGTGACATGGTGGGTTACGGAGCGAACCCACCTGATCCGGAATGGCCTGGCAAAGCTCGTATCGCCTTACAATTCGTCATCAATTACGAAGAAGGCGCCGAAAATTCGGTCCTGCATGGAGACGAAGGCTCGGAAGCGTTTCTCTCCGAGATGGTCGGCGCACGCTCCATTCCCGGCGCACGCGCCATGGCGATGGAAAGCCTTTATGAATACGGCTCGCGCGCCGGTTTCTGGCGTCTGCACCGCCTGTTCACAAAGCGGAGGCTGCCGGTCACGGTATTCGGTGTCGCCGAAGCGATGGCGCGTAACCCGGAAGCGGTGTTCGCCATGATGAAGGCAGACTGGGAAATCGCCTCGCATGGACTGCGCTGGATCGATTATCAGGATGTGCCGGAAGAGATTGAGCGGCATCATATCCAGCGCGCCATCGGCCTGCAGAAAGCCCTGACCGGCCAGCGTCCGCTGGGCTGGTATCAGGGTCGCACGAGCCCGAATACGGCGCGGCTGATCGCGGAGGAAGGCGGCTTCATCTACGATGCCGATTCCTACGCTGATGATCTCCCTTATTACGATCACACATGGGCTTCCGTCACCGGCCGTCCACAACTGATCGTGCCTTACACGCTCGACGTCAATGACATGAAGTTCGTGGCCTATAACGGCTTTTCCGAAGGTGAGGAGTTTTTCCGTTATCTGCGCGATACATTTGATCAGCTATGGGATGAAGGCGCGACCCAGCCCCGGATGATGTCGGTCGGGCTTCACTGCCGTATTGCCGGCCGTCCCGGACGGGCCCGGGCCGTGGCGCGGTTCCTCGATCATGTGATGCGGCATGACCGGGTCTGGGTGGCCAGACGTATCGACATTGCGCGGCACTGGCTTAAAACATTCCCAGAATGA
- a CDS encoding gamma-glutamyltransferase family protein: MLHTARSLRGMVTAPHHLASQAGLAILRNGGSAIEAIVATAATLAVVYPHMTAIGGDAFWLISWPDGRTETIDACGGAAAAANLDLYRKAGHTNIPWRGPLAANTVAGTVSGWAKALELAEKAYGSTLPLEQILAEAIHHAEAGVAVTAGGAALAREKSAELTQAPGYATVFEPEGHPLREGDILRNPALGATLRELAASGLQDFYTGSLARRIAIDLENAGSPVSAEDLATHQAQVRPPLSVPVKGATLYNMAPPTQGVASLLILALFDRLKADQGESFAHIHGLIEATKQAFRYRDTHVGDPTYMTVEAQHLLDDPSALDAMAAAIDSQRAAPWPHPSQAGDTVWMGAIDARGLAVSMIQSTYFEFGSGVVLPQTGIVWQNRGASFRLAEDGWNALKPGRKPFHTLNPAAARFDDGRVMVYGTMGGEGQPQTQAAVFSRYARYGMGLQAAVTAPRWLLGRTWGQESVTLKYEDRFDPTLIAQLGAAGHAIERVAPFTSMMGHAGALVRHADGVIEGAADPRSDGGVAAW; encoded by the coding sequence ATGCTGCATACAGCCCGTTCATTACGCGGCATGGTTACCGCACCGCATCATCTGGCTTCACAGGCAGGTCTTGCCATTCTTCGCAACGGCGGCTCGGCTATCGAAGCCATTGTGGCCACGGCTGCCACCCTTGCTGTCGTCTACCCCCATATGACCGCCATTGGCGGTGATGCCTTCTGGCTCATTTCATGGCCCGACGGACGCACGGAGACGATCGACGCCTGTGGAGGCGCAGCAGCCGCAGCCAATCTCGACCTGTACCGCAAAGCCGGTCACACAAACATTCCATGGCGCGGGCCACTGGCCGCCAATACCGTTGCAGGCACCGTTTCCGGCTGGGCAAAAGCTCTTGAACTGGCCGAGAAAGCTTACGGCTCCACCCTGCCTCTGGAACAGATCTTAGCCGAAGCCATTCACCACGCTGAAGCCGGCGTGGCTGTCACCGCAGGAGGCGCCGCGCTCGCCCGTGAAAAATCCGCGGAACTCACACAGGCTCCCGGTTACGCCACCGTATTCGAACCGGAAGGACATCCTCTGCGAGAAGGGGATATCCTGAGGAACCCGGCTCTCGGCGCGACTCTCCGTGAACTTGCCGCTTCCGGTCTACAGGATTTCTATACCGGCTCTCTCGCCCGCCGTATCGCCATTGATCTTGAAAACGCTGGTAGCCCCGTCAGTGCGGAGGATCTTGCGACCCATCAGGCGCAGGTCCGGCCACCCTTATCCGTGCCGGTAAAGGGTGCAACGCTCTATAATATGGCCCCTCCGACACAGGGCGTCGCGTCTCTGCTCATCCTCGCGCTCTTTGACAGGCTGAAAGCGGACCAAGGCGAAAGTTTCGCGCATATTCACGGGCTGATCGAAGCGACCAAACAGGCATTCCGCTATCGCGATACGCATGTGGGTGACCCGACCTATATGACGGTCGAAGCGCAGCATCTGCTGGATGATCCTTCGGCGCTGGACGCCATGGCCGCCGCCATCGACTCGCAACGCGCCGCCCCGTGGCCGCATCCGTCGCAGGCGGGCGATACCGTGTGGATGGGCGCCATCGATGCCAGAGGTCTCGCCGTCAGCATGATTCAGAGTACCTATTTCGAGTTCGGATCGGGCGTCGTGCTGCCGCAAACCGGCATCGTCTGGCAGAACCGTGGCGCGAGTTTCCGTCTTGCGGAAGATGGCTGGAACGCCCTGAAGCCCGGACGCAAACCGTTTCATACACTGAACCCCGCCGCAGCCCGCTTCGACGACGGGCGCGTGATGGTTTACGGCACGATGGGCGGTGAAGGACAGCCGCAGACGCAGGCCGCGGTGTTCTCGCGATACGCCCGTTACGGCATGGGGCTTCAGGCCGCCGTCACCGCGCCACGCTGGTTGCTGGGGCGCACTTGGGGGCAGGAAAGCGTCACCCTGAAATATGAGGACCGGTTTGATCCGACGCTGATCGCGCAGCTCGGTGCGGCGGGACATGCCATCGAACGGGTCGCACCTTTCACGTCCATGATGGGGCATGCCGGAGCGCTGGTCCGCCATGCGGATGGCGTGATTGAAGGTGCGGCCGATCCGCGCAGTGATGGCGGTGTCGCGGCGTGGTAG
- a CDS encoding allantoate amidohydrolase, whose amino-acid sequence MVEAETTPGERAVARCDMLGEPPFSDDVGLLYRPWLGPGFIATVEAISNWMRQAGMTVRQDAAANLIGRYEGSTPDAPALLFGSHLDSVRDGGRYDGMLGVIAALEVVAGFHERSERFPFAIEIVGFGDEEGSRFPVTMLTTRAIAGVLEEDDPVAAFAELRDVDGVTVEQALARAGLTPRGMTAAKRSRNDILAYVEAHIEQGPVLEAEGLALGVVSGIAAQRRFEIRLHGMAGHAGTMAMSLRRDALTAAAEMVLAIERIGVAGGDRDGLVTTVGSLRTWPGVTNVVPGNVTFTIDARAGTLATRDRAVEEILAALKEISERRNVGIEIIPRENLNPSPCDPGLMALMETAVEDVTGQPARVLVSGAGHDAMIMARFAPIVMLFIRCEKGISHNPAEAVLSADVDATISALGRFVRLFAEDHSRTQGSQFS is encoded by the coding sequence GTGGTAGAGGCTGAAACCACGCCGGGGGAACGTGCTGTTGCACGCTGCGATATGCTCGGCGAACCGCCATTCAGCGACGATGTGGGGCTGCTCTATCGTCCGTGGCTTGGGCCGGGCTTCATCGCCACGGTGGAAGCCATTTCGAACTGGATGCGTCAGGCGGGCATGACGGTGCGGCAGGATGCCGCCGCCAATCTGATCGGACGCTATGAGGGCAGCACGCCGGATGCGCCTGCTCTTCTTTTCGGCTCGCATCTGGACTCGGTGCGCGATGGCGGTCGCTATGACGGAATGCTCGGCGTGATCGCGGCGCTGGAAGTGGTGGCCGGATTTCATGAGCGGAGCGAGCGCTTTCCGTTCGCGATCGAAATCGTCGGTTTCGGAGACGAGGAAGGATCGCGCTTTCCCGTCACCATGCTGACAACGCGCGCCATCGCCGGTGTTCTGGAAGAAGATGATCCTGTCGCCGCTTTTGCGGAACTACGGGATGTCGACGGCGTCACTGTGGAGCAGGCGCTGGCACGTGCGGGGCTGACGCCACGCGGCATGACTGCGGCGAAACGTTCCAGAAACGACATACTGGCCTATGTCGAAGCGCATATCGAACAGGGTCCGGTTCTGGAGGCCGAAGGACTGGCGCTCGGCGTGGTGAGCGGCATTGCGGCGCAGAGACGGTTCGAGATCAGACTGCATGGCATGGCGGGTCACGCCGGCACGATGGCCATGTCGCTGCGGCGGGATGCGCTGACAGCGGCGGCGGAGATGGTTCTGGCCATTGAACGCATTGGCGTGGCTGGTGGAGATCGCGACGGCCTTGTGACGACGGTCGGCTCGTTGCGCACATGGCCGGGTGTAACGAATGTCGTGCCGGGAAATGTGACGTTCACCATCGACGCCCGCGCAGGCACCCTTGCGACACGAGACAGGGCAGTCGAGGAAATTCTTGCGGCGCTAAAGGAGATTTCTGAACGTCGCAACGTAGGGATCGAAATCATACCACGCGAGAATCTCAATCCGTCACCCTGCGATCCGGGCCTCATGGCGCTGATGGAAACAGCCGTTGAGGACGTAACCGGCCAGCCTGCGCGCGTGCTGGTCAGTGGCGCGGGGCATGATGCCATGATCATGGCACGGTTTGCGCCCATAGTGATGCTGTTCATCCGTTGCGAGAAGGGCATCAGCCACAATCCGGCGGAAGCGGTTCTATCCGCCGATGTGGACGCAACCATCAGCGCGCTGGGTCGTTTTGTTCGATTGTTTGCCGAAGATCACAGCAGGACTCAGGGGAGCCAGTTTTCATGA
- a CDS encoding alanine--glyoxylate aminotransferase family protein, with protein MTVPVFGQIDPPQRLLMGPGPVNVHPRVLRAMSADMLGQFDPEMTTYMNETMQLYREVFMTRNRWTFLIDGTARAGIEAALVSLLQPGMTVLIVRAGRFGLLLSEIAERIGADIRTIDLEWGEVASLDTIEAAFREHKPRVFACIHGDTSTTTAQPLEGLGDLCRKYDVLSYVDATATLGGMPVDVDGCGLDIVTAGLQKCMGGPPGSSPVTISDRAAEHIFSRRHVEKGIRGADAEDGYGTRISSNYFDLAMVMDYWSERRLNHHTEATTMLYGARECGRIMLEEGLKNRFNRHRAAGAAMTAGLRALGLEVYGHDAYRMTNVTGVWIPGGVNGEAVRRRMREDFEIEIGTAFGPLAGRIWRIGAMGYNAMKHKVLLTLGALESVLAAEGYATPRGAGVDAALVVWNQVLPEALKD; from the coding sequence ATGACCGTGCCCGTTTTCGGCCAGATCGATCCGCCGCAACGCCTGTTGATGGGGCCGGGACCGGTCAACGTCCATCCGCGTGTGCTGCGGGCGATGAGCGCGGACATGCTCGGTCAGTTCGACCCCGAGATGACCACCTACATGAACGAGACGATGCAGCTTTATCGCGAAGTGTTCATGACGCGGAACCGCTGGACGTTCCTGATCGACGGCACGGCGCGCGCGGGCATCGAAGCGGCGCTGGTGTCGCTGCTGCAACCCGGCATGACGGTGCTGATCGTACGCGCCGGGCGGTTCGGGCTACTGTTGTCCGAAATCGCGGAACGGATTGGCGCTGACATCCGCACGATCGATCTGGAATGGGGCGAAGTCGCTTCTCTGGACACCATCGAGGCCGCCTTCAGGGAACACAAGCCGCGCGTGTTCGCCTGCATCCACGGCGACACCTCCACCACGACGGCGCAGCCTCTCGAAGGGCTGGGCGACCTCTGCCGCAAATATGATGTGCTGTCCTATGTCGACGCGACCGCCACGCTTGGCGGCATGCCGGTCGATGTGGATGGCTGCGGTCTGGATATCGTCACGGCGGGCTTGCAGAAATGCATGGGCGGCCCTCCGGGTTCCTCTCCCGTCACCATTTCCGATCGCGCCGCCGAACATATCTTCAGTCGCCGTCATGTGGAGAAAGGTATTCGCGGCGCGGACGCCGAGGATGGGTATGGGACGCGGATCAGCTCCAATTATTTCGATCTGGCCATGGTCATGGATTACTGGTCGGAGCGCCGCCTGAACCATCATACCGAGGCGACCACCATGCTTTACGGGGCACGCGAATGTGGTCGGATCATGCTGGAAGAAGGCCTGAAAAACCGGTTCAACCGTCATCGTGCCGCTGGAGCCGCCATGACGGCGGGGCTTCGGGCTCTGGGTCTCGAAGTGTATGGTCATGACGCATACCGCATGACCAACGTAACCGGTGTATGGATTCCGGGTGGCGTGAACGGTGAAGCCGTGCGCCGTCGGATGCGTGAGGACTTCGAGATCGAAATCGGCACGGCGTTCGGACCGCTGGCCGGCAGGATCTGGCGGATCGGCGCGATGGGCTACAACGCCATGAAACATAAAGTATTGCTCACGCTCGGCGCACTGGAAAGCGTGCTCGCTGCGGAGGGCTATGCCACTCCGCGTGGGGCCGGGGTGGATGCAGCATTGGTCGTCTGGAACCAGGTGCTGCCTGAGGCCCTGAAGGACTGA
- the uraH gene encoding hydroxyisourate hydrolase: MSTLSTHVLDQVSGKPAEGMSVTLWRGETVLFAGVTNADGRCPEMASAGDLEPGSYRLEFAVAPYFRRAGAELSDPPFLDTVPIAFGISTPMEGEAGRHYHVPLLVAPFAYSTYRGS, encoded by the coding sequence ATGAGCACTCTTTCAACCCACGTTCTGGATCAGGTCAGCGGCAAGCCCGCTGAAGGCATGTCCGTCACCCTCTGGCGCGGGGAGACCGTGCTGTTCGCAGGGGTCACCAACGCGGACGGGCGCTGCCCTGAAATGGCGTCAGCTGGAGATCTGGAGCCCGGCTCCTACCGGCTGGAATTTGCTGTCGCGCCCTATTTCCGGCGGGCGGGTGCCGAACTGAGCGACCCTCCGTTTCTTGATACCGTGCCCATCGCTTTCGGCATCTCCACTCCCATGGAAGGAGAGGCTGGCCGTCATTACCACGTCCCTCTTCTGGTCGCGCCGTTCGCCTATTCAACCTACCGGGGCAGCTGA